A region of Merismopedia glauca CCAP 1448/3 DNA encodes the following proteins:
- a CDS encoding sterol desaturase family protein, whose protein sequence is MLIGISCFAIAFVLASLVEYWLHRLMHVSPKVGERHRDHHRRNEGQGVLWEFRDYVKGSFIVMVAMFLVSLPAGIGWFLGSLGYAAFSAYAHQLQHENPTKCFWMPMPVHYVHHKYQMWHHNFGLAVDWWDRVFGTYKSVEWLTEEELQQPEKGYAQLRWW, encoded by the coding sequence ATGTTAATTGGAATTAGTTGTTTTGCGATCGCTTTTGTTTTAGCTAGTTTAGTCGAATACTGGCTACATCGCTTGATGCACGTTTCACCTAAAGTCGGGGAACGCCACCGTGATCATCATCGTCGCAATGAGGGACAAGGTGTATTATGGGAGTTTCGCGATTATGTCAAAGGTAGCTTCATCGTCATGGTGGCGATGTTCCTAGTTTCACTCCCTGCTGGAATCGGCTGGTTTTTGGGATCTCTTGGCTACGCGGCTTTTTCCGCCTACGCTCATCAATTACAGCACGAAAACCCCACCAAATGCTTCTGGATGCCAATGCCAGTCCACTACGTTCATCACAAGTATCAAATGTGGCATCATAATTTTGGATTAGCTGTCGATTGGTGGGATCGAGTCTTTGGAACTTACAAATCTGTAGAGTGGTTGACTGAAGAGGAGTTGCAGCAGCCGGAGAAAGGTTATGCTCAATTAAGATGGTGGTAA
- a CDS encoding GH3 auxin-responsive promoter family protein, whose product MANFILPIATEIAKYYQRKFVHKTRQTDRVQASFLKQVLHTHQNTLLGRQYNLGEIETVEQFRDRVPILPYSSYEPFTDLIARGEPNVLTSEPVVYLTLTSGSTGKKKLIPTTRKSQNIVRQATLTSTGFIADSLPKVGKQFGKLLVTNSAQTWGKTEGNIDYGPSSAGVLRMDNRIYKNLFAHPYDTLLPGDSLARHYVCLLFALADAETRGMLANFPMLILRTCNYLEKYADDLIKDLETGTIAPWLELESGVRDRLEKQFNPSTQRSRQLREIYQSEGKLTPELAWSDFSFVATARGGTSDFYFERFPEYFGNTPIFGAVYSSAEGIFSIYPDVNTDGSILAIDCCFFEFIAQEQWDVEHPKTLLATEVKVGEFYRILITNFSGFYRYDIGDVVEVVGFYEQAPLLIFRYRRGGFISSTTEKTTEFHATEVMRSLQQQFNLKLEDFCITLSGDEFPARYLIYIELNDNVKLADPEAFLDSCDRKLQEVNTHYQISRKDPIPPPRLRILAPGSFGIIRQRQLQKGIPDSQLKFPHISEDRNFMAGLTVEREIRLPEDS is encoded by the coding sequence ATGGCAAACTTTATTCTACCAATCGCTACTGAAATCGCCAAATATTATCAAAGGAAGTTTGTCCACAAAACTCGTCAAACTGATAGAGTTCAAGCCAGTTTCTTAAAACAAGTTTTACACACCCATCAAAATACTTTATTAGGTCGTCAATATAACTTAGGAGAAATTGAAACCGTCGAACAGTTTCGCGATCGCGTTCCCATTCTTCCCTATAGTAGTTATGAACCTTTTACCGATCTGATTGCTCGTGGCGAACCCAATGTTTTAACCTCTGAACCAGTAGTATATTTAACCCTAACTAGCGGTTCTACAGGTAAGAAAAAGTTAATTCCAACTACTCGTAAATCTCAAAACATAGTCCGCCAAGCTACCTTAACTAGTACTGGTTTTATAGCAGATTCTTTACCAAAAGTAGGGAAACAGTTTGGTAAATTACTAGTGACAAATTCAGCGCAAACCTGGGGCAAAACCGAAGGCAATATTGACTATGGTCCTTCTAGTGCTGGGGTGTTACGCATGGATAACCGCATCTATAAAAACTTGTTTGCTCATCCTTACGACACCTTATTACCTGGTGATAGTTTAGCACGTCATTATGTTTGTTTATTATTTGCTTTAGCCGATGCTGAAACTAGAGGAATGCTCGCTAATTTTCCTATGTTAATTTTGCGGACTTGTAATTATTTAGAAAAATATGCAGACGACCTGATTAAGGATTTAGAAACGGGCACAATTGCCCCTTGGCTAGAATTAGAATCAGGCGTGAGAGATCGATTAGAAAAACAATTTAATCCTAGCACTCAAAGGTCTAGGCAATTGCGAGAAATTTATCAATCTGAAGGTAAATTAACCCCAGAATTAGCTTGGTCAGACTTCTCTTTTGTCGCCACAGCTAGAGGTGGAACTTCTGATTTTTACTTTGAAAGATTTCCAGAGTATTTTGGTAATACTCCCATATTTGGAGCAGTTTATTCGTCCGCAGAAGGTATATTTAGTATCTATCCAGATGTTAATACTGATGGTAGTATATTAGCTATAGATTGCTGTTTCTTTGAATTTATTGCTCAAGAACAATGGGATGTAGAACACCCCAAAACTTTATTAGCAACTGAAGTCAAAGTAGGGGAATTTTATCGAATTCTCATTACAAATTTTTCTGGGTTCTATCGCTATGATATCGGCGATGTAGTCGAAGTTGTAGGATTTTACGAACAAGCGCCTTTGCTTATTTTTCGCTATCGTCGGGGTGGATTCATTTCTTCTACAACTGAAAAAACTACAGAATTTCACGCCACTGAGGTAATGCGATCGCTACAACAACAATTTAATCTAAAACTAGAAGATTTTTGTATTACTTTATCAGGTGATGAATTTCCGGCTCGTTATCTGATTTATATTGAATTAAATGATAATGTAAAATTAGCAGATCCTGAAGCTTTTCTAGATAGTTGCGATCGCAAACTCCAAGAAGTTAACACTCATTATCAAATCAGCCGTAAAGATCCAATTCCACCTCCAAGATTGCGAATTTTAGCCCCTGGAAGCTTTGGAATTATCCGTCAGCGTCAGCTACAAAAAGGTATACCAGACTCTCAATTAAAGTTTCCTCACATTAGCGAAGATCGTAATTTTATGGCTGGTTTAACCGTAGAAAGAGAAATTAGACTTCCAGAAGATAGTTAA